The following proteins come from a genomic window of Erpetoichthys calabaricus chromosome 18, fErpCal1.3, whole genome shotgun sequence:
- the LOC114669093 gene encoding adrenocorticotropic hormone receptor-like, whose protein sequence is MTVPLAFSFDNTADYFIFAFHFLLATSTVTVAGSVVFAILRTKSLRNENRYIFMLSTSISDTLSGMGWYYIGLFDVKDTYPQKNGTYFVISVLLGVNFITILTAQIDRYVAVSRPFFYARRITQRVVIGLCTFIWMYTYLTVVLMNLVPLQVALIYNAINTFGVQVVAVILMLLLNIKLYVIARYQLAREPPSQGTDSKRSSLRLIIAVTMCFLIFWTPEFINVILCGLTSYGYTFKNDAHDPFAAIVRINPLCTPTLYIIGSLALREAIAKALRWNDCCRTRR, encoded by the coding sequence ATGACTGTACCTCTCGCATTCAGCTTCGATAACACTGCTGATTATTTCATCTTCGCGTTTCACTTCCTGCTGGCCACCTCCACTGTTACTGTCGCCGGGTCGGTGGTCTTCGCGATTCTTCGCACCAAGTCTCTGCGTAATGAAAACCGATATATCTTCATGTTGAGCACCAGCATTAGTGACACTCTGTCCGGTATGGGCTGGTACTATATCGGGCTTTTCGACGTCAAAGACACGTACCCACAAAAGAACGGAACTTACTTTGTTATATCCGTCTTACTGGGAGTGAACTTCATCACGATTCTAACTGCACAGATAGATCGCTATGTCGCAGTGTCACGACCCTTCTTCTACGCCAGACGGATCACACAAAGAGTCGTTATTGGACTTTGTACGTTTATATGGATGTACACTTATTTAACAGTGGTGCTTATGAATCTGGTGCCTTTGCAGGTGGCTTTAATTTACAATGCAATAAACACTTTCGGGGTTCAGGTAGTTGCAGTAATTCTGATGCTATTGCTAAACATTAAACTGTACGTGATAGCCCGTTATCAGCTGGCGAGAGAGCCACCGAGTCAGGGGACTGACAGTAAGCGGTCCTCTTTACGACTCATTATTGCCGTGACCATGTGTTTCTTAATATTCTGGACTCCGGAATTCATCAATGTTATACTCTGTGGCTTGACGTCTTATGGGTACACGTTTAAAAACGACGCACACGATCCTTTCGCTGCAATAGTCCGAATCAACCCTCTTTGTACACCCACGTTATACATAATAGGAAGCCTGGCTCTGCGGGAGGCCATTGCCAAAGCGCTGCGCTGGAATGACTGCTGCAGGACTAGAAGGTAA
- the LOC114669094 gene encoding adrenocorticotropic hormone receptor-like, producing the protein MTVPLAFSFDNTADYFIFAFHFLLATSTVTVAGSVVFAILRTKSLRNENRYIFMLSTSISDTLSGMGWYYIGLFDVKDTYPQKNGTYFVIPTLLGVNFITILTAQIDRYVAVSRPFFYARRITRRVVIGLCTLIWMYTYLTVLLMNLVPLQVAIIYNAINTFGVQVVAVILMLLLNIKLYVIARYQLSREPPSQGTDSKRSSLRLIIAVTMCFLIFWTPEFINIILCGLTSYGYKFKNDALDPFAAMVRINPLCTPTLYIIGSLALREAIAKMLRWNDCCRTRR; encoded by the coding sequence ATGACTGTGCCTCTCGCATTCAGCTTCGATAACACTGCTGATTATTTCATCTTCGCGTTTCACTTCCTGCTGGCCACCTCCACTGTTACTGTCGCCGGGTCGGTGGTCTTCGCGATTCTTCGCACCAAGTCTCTGCGTAATGAAAACCGATATATCTTCATGTTGAGCACCAGCATTAGTGACACTCTGTCCGGTATGGGCTGGTACTATATCGGGCTTTTCGACGTCAAAGACACGTACCCACAAAAGAACGGGACTTACTTTGTTATACCTACCTTACTGGGAGTAAACTTCATCACAATTCTAACTGCACAGATAGATCGCTATGTCGCAGTGTCACGACCCTTCTTCTACGCCAGACGAATCACACGAAGAGTCGTTATTGGACTCTGTACGTTGATATGGATGTACACTTATTTAACAGTGTTGCTTATGAATCTGGTGCCTTTGCAGGTGGCTATAATTTATAATGCAATAAACACTTTCGGGGTTCAGGTAGTTGCAGTAATTCTGATGCTATTACTAAACATTAAACTGTACGTGATAGCCCGTTATCAGCTGTCGAGAGAGCCACCGAGTCAGGGGACTGACAGTAAGCGGTCCTCTTTACGACTCATTATTGCCGTGACCATGTGTTTCTTAATATTCTGGACTCCGGAATTCATCAATATCATACTCTGTGGCTTAACGTCTTATGGGTATAAGTTTAAAAACGACGCGCTCGATCCTTTTGCTGCGATGGTTCGAATCAACCCTCTTTGTACACCCACGTTATACATCATAGGAAGCCTGGCTCTGCGGGAGGCCATTGCCAAAATGCTGCGCTGGAATGACTGCTGCAGGACTAGAAGGTAA
- the LOC114669092 gene encoding G-protein coupled receptor 183-like, whose protein sequence is MTVPLAFSFDNTADYFIFAFHFLLATSTVTVAGSVVFAILRTKSLRNENRYIFMLSTSISDTLSGMGWYYIGLFDVNDTYPQKNGTYFVVSTLLGVNFITILIAQIDRYVAVSRPFFYARQISRRVVIGLCTFIWIYNYLIVLIMNLVPLRVAIIYNAINTFGIQVVAVILMLLLNLKLYMIARYQLSREPPSQGTDSKRSSLRLIIAVTMCFLIFWTPEFVNVILCGLTSYGFTFKNNARDPFAAMVHVNPLCTPTLYIIGSLALREAIAKALRWNECCRTRR, encoded by the coding sequence ATGACTGTGCCTCTCGCATTCAGCTTCGATAACACTGCTGATTATTTCATCTTCGCGTTTCACTTCCTGCTGGCCACCTCCACTGTTACTGTCGCCGGGTCGGTGGTCTTCGCGATTCTTCGCACCAAGTCTCTGCGTAATGAAAACCGATATATCTTCATGTTGAGCACCAGCATTAGTGACACTCTGTCCGGTATGGGCTGGTACTATATCGGGCTTTTCGACGTCAATGACACGTACCCACAAAAGAACGGGACTTACTTTGTCGTATCCACCCTACTGGGAGTGAACTTCATCACAATTTTAATTGCACAGATAGATCGCTATGTCGCAGTTTCACGACCATTCTTCTATGCCAGACAGATCAGCCGAAGAGTCGTTATCGGACTCTGTACGTTTATCtggatttataattatttaatagtACTGATAATGAATCTGGTCCCGTTGCGGGTGGCTATAATTTATAATGCAATAAACACATTCGGAATTCAGGTAGTTGCAGTAATTCTGATGCTATTGCTAAACCTTAAACTGTACATGATAGCCCGTTATCAGCTGTCGAGAGAGCCACCGAGTCAGGGGACTGACAGTAAGCGCTCCTCCTTGCGACTCATTATTGCCGTCACCATGTGTTTCTTAATATTCTGGACTCCGGAATTCGTCAATGTTATACTCTGTGGCTTGACGTCTTACGgattcacttttaaaaataacgcACGCGATCCTTTCGCTGCGATGGTCCATGTCAACCCACTTTGTACACCCACGTTATACATCATAGGAAGCCTGGCTCTGCGGGAGGCCATTGCCAAAGCGCTGCGCTGGAATGAGTGCTGCAGGACTAGAAGGTAA